In Gimesia benthica, a single window of DNA contains:
- the purN gene encoding phosphoribosylglycinamide formyltransferase, with translation MTSPVLNRPLKLAVLISGGGTTLTNFLAQKAAGQLDIEVPLVIASRPGCGGIAKAEAAGLNCEVIARRDFENIEAFSHAIFERCRACEVDLVTLAGFLSLIHIPEDFLYRVMNIHPALIPSFCGHGYYGHKVHEAVVSRGVKVSGCTVHFADNEYDHGPIIAQSAVPVKGTDSPDDVAARVFEAECELYPEVLRLYAAGKIKVVERRTVIAD, from the coding sequence ATGACTTCACCTGTTCTGAACCGTCCCCTGAAACTGGCCGTCCTGATTTCCGGTGGCGGCACCACACTGACCAACTTCCTCGCACAGAAAGCCGCCGGCCAGCTCGATATTGAGGTTCCCCTGGTGATTGCCAGTCGCCCCGGTTGTGGCGGGATTGCTAAAGCAGAAGCCGCGGGCCTCAACTGCGAAGTCATCGCCCGTCGTGATTTTGAGAACATCGAAGCCTTCAGTCACGCGATCTTTGAACGGTGTCGCGCCTGCGAAGTCGATCTGGTGACGCTCGCCGGTTTTCTTTCGCTGATTCACATCCCCGAGGATTTTCTGTACCGCGTAATGAATATCCATCCCGCGCTGATTCCCTCTTTCTGCGGGCATGGCTATTACGGCCACAAAGTGCATGAAGCCGTCGTTTCACGCGGCGTAAAGGTCAGCGGTTGTACGGTGCACTTTGCCGACAACGAATACGACCACGGTCCCATCATCGCCCAATCCGCAGTCCCCGTGAAAGGGACCGACTCGCCCGATGATGTCGCCGCCCGGGTCTTTGAAGCCGAATGCGAACTCTATCCCGAAGTGCTGCGTCTCTACGCTGCCGGAAAAATCAAAGTCGTCGAGCGTCGTACCGTCATCGCAGATTAA
- the trxA gene encoding thioredoxin, which yields MAENVLEFTDANFQSEVLEASEPVLVDFWAPWCGPCKMMMPTIEEIASDYSGRVRVGKLNTDENPGIASASSISAIPTVKLYKGGQVVETFVGVTPKERFAASLDSQL from the coding sequence ATGGCGGAAAACGTATTGGAATTTACTGATGCCAACTTCCAGTCTGAAGTGTTGGAAGCATCTGAACCTGTATTAGTCGACTTCTGGGCGCCCTGGTGTGGTCCCTGCAAAATGATGATGCCAACTATCGAAGAAATTGCCAGCGACTACTCAGGCCGTGTGCGAGTTGGAAAGCTGAATACCGATGAAAACCCCGGTATTGCTTCCGCAAGCAGCATCAGCGCCATCCCGACCGTAAAACTTTATAAAGGTGGTCAAGTGGTTGAAACGTTTGTGGGTGTGACTCCCAAAGAACGTTTCGCAGCATCACTGGACAGCCAGCTGTAA
- the pduL gene encoding phosphate propanoyltransferase, with the protein MTQLKNSISRSQVEQLVRQALSQQLPGTSAPGLQTAPNPLVVNISARHVHLSQEHLEVLFGKGAELEVQKDLYQDGYFAATQTVAIVGPRRRMIPNVRVLGPCRGDTQVELAYTDSISLGLDLPVRISGDIKGTPGCVLMGPQGVVELDFGVIRAARHVHMSPADCAYYGCANGDSLHLRVDSPGCTTVLEDVVVRENPDVKLEVHIDTDEGNAVDLDHATSVKLFVPESCKCKHS; encoded by the coding sequence ATGACACAACTGAAAAATTCCATCTCTCGCTCGCAGGTAGAACAACTGGTTCGTCAGGCTTTATCTCAACAACTCCCGGGCACATCAGCTCCGGGACTGCAGACGGCCCCGAACCCCCTGGTTGTGAATATCTCAGCACGACACGTGCATCTCTCTCAGGAACACCTGGAAGTCCTGTTCGGTAAAGGTGCTGAACTCGAAGTCCAGAAAGACCTCTACCAGGATGGCTACTTCGCCGCCACTCAGACCGTGGCGATTGTCGGCCCCCGCCGCCGGATGATTCCCAACGTTCGCGTTCTGGGACCTTGCCGTGGCGATACTCAGGTCGAACTGGCCTACACCGATTCGATCTCTCTCGGACTGGATCTGCCAGTCCGCATCAGTGGCGACATCAAAGGCACACCCGGTTGTGTGCTGATGGGACCCCAGGGAGTCGTCGAACTCGATTTCGGCGTGATCCGGGCTGCCCGTCACGTCCACATGTCACCAGCTGACTGTGCTTACTACGGTTGTGCCAACGGCGACAGCCTGCACCTGCGGGTCGATTCCCCCGGCTGCACCACGGTCCTCGAAGATGTGGTCGTACGCGAAAACCCGGACGTCAAACTGGAAGTCCACATCGATACCGACGAAGGCAACGCCGTCGACCTCGATCATGCGACTTCGGTCAAACTCTTCGTCCCGGAATCCTGTAAATGCAAACACAGCTGA
- a CDS encoding DeoR/GlpR family DNA-binding transcription regulator, translating into MSMLLDERRESILKIVENKGFVSLVDLMDSVGASESTIRRDLEYLDGIGQIRRTRGGAAYVGESLATFEDRSFMSSRQKRLVAQAVADLIAPGEAVLMDGGTTTLEVARQLAGKELQVVTNSLPIANLLVNQPKVDLMLIGGFLFPKTGVALGKTAVESLKSVHVRRLIISVGGITEDGLYNSNMLLVETEQQMFAAAEEVIVVTDSTKFGHSALAYLCPLADVDHIVVDDGITEEWQQVLRDAGIKLTIVET; encoded by the coding sequence ATGTCAATGTTACTTGACGAAAGACGGGAAAGCATCCTAAAGATTGTCGAAAACAAGGGGTTTGTCTCCCTTGTGGATTTGATGGATTCTGTCGGTGCCTCGGAATCTACGATTCGGAGGGATTTGGAGTATCTTGACGGAATCGGTCAGATTCGTCGCACTCGTGGTGGCGCTGCTTACGTGGGAGAGTCATTAGCCACTTTTGAAGATCGGTCTTTTATGTCGTCCAGGCAAAAAAGGCTGGTAGCACAGGCTGTGGCAGATCTGATTGCTCCCGGAGAGGCTGTGCTGATGGATGGAGGCACAACCACTCTCGAAGTCGCTCGTCAACTGGCGGGCAAAGAACTACAGGTCGTCACCAATTCACTGCCGATCGCCAATCTGCTGGTCAACCAGCCCAAGGTCGATCTGATGTTGATCGGAGGCTTCCTGTTTCCCAAAACCGGCGTCGCGTTGGGGAAGACTGCTGTGGAATCGCTGAAAAGCGTTCATGTGCGTCGCCTCATTATCAGCGTTGGCGGAATCACTGAAGATGGGCTGTACAACAGCAACATGTTACTGGTGGAAACGGAGCAGCAGATGTTTGCCGCTGCAGAAGAAGTGATCGTGGTGACTGACAGTACCAAATTCGGGCATTCGGCTCTGGCCTACCTCTGCCCGCTGGCGGACGTCGATCACATCGTCGTGGACGACGGGATCACGGAAGAGTGGCAGCAGGTACTCCGCGATGCCGGCATCAAACTCACGATTGTCGAAACCTGA
- a CDS encoding DUF1570 domain-containing protein has product MKTELPVSPDQTPHRKSWPAFKALALNVCLTLCLFSAQGCRTAAKNQAVHLPARHSVSAEQLIVLSDFKLGQEHPLFQDLIQLREDVAATLNIPLNSEQVTVYLFSNQEEYRNYLDLTYPGLPPRRAYFVGTPKELAVYTFWGDRIQEDLRHEFTHGLLHASLKTVPLWLDEGLAEYFEVAGNTPGQINRDHASRLTAALNNGWKPDMKRLEQLEKVSQMQRVDYQEAWAWTHFMLNSTPEARDALLAYLSELKTNESPEVLSARLPRDIPGVEDRFVNYVASLNTFPSR; this is encoded by the coding sequence GTGAAAACCGAATTACCCGTCAGCCCGGATCAGACTCCCCACCGGAAGTCATGGCCCGCATTCAAAGCCCTCGCTCTGAATGTCTGTCTGACACTTTGTCTGTTCTCAGCCCAGGGCTGCCGGACCGCAGCGAAAAATCAGGCCGTCCATCTGCCCGCACGACACAGCGTCAGTGCCGAACAGCTGATCGTGCTCAGCGATTTCAAACTGGGGCAGGAACATCCTCTGTTTCAGGATCTGATCCAGCTGCGGGAAGATGTTGCCGCCACCCTGAATATTCCCTTGAACAGCGAGCAGGTCACCGTCTACCTCTTTTCCAATCAGGAAGAGTATCGCAACTATCTCGATCTGACTTACCCGGGGCTGCCTCCGCGTCGCGCTTACTTTGTGGGTACTCCCAAAGAGCTCGCCGTCTACACCTTCTGGGGTGACCGCATCCAGGAAGATCTCCGCCACGAATTTACACACGGACTCCTGCACGCCAGCCTGAAGACCGTTCCGCTCTGGCTCGACGAAGGTCTCGCGGAATACTTCGAAGTCGCCGGCAATACCCCCGGACAGATCAATCGCGATCACGCGTCCCGACTCACCGCCGCCCTCAACAACGGCTGGAAGCCCGATATGAAACGCCTGGAACAGCTCGAGAAGGTCTCGCAGATGCAACGCGTCGATTACCAGGAAGCCTGGGCCTGGACGCATTTCATGCTGAACAGCACGCCCGAAGCCCGGGATGCACTGCTCGCATATCTCTCGGAACTGAAGACCAACGAATCTCCCGAGGTCCTCAGTGCCCGGCTGCCTCGCGACATTCCCGGCGTCGAAGATCGCTTCGTGAATTATGTCGCTTCGCTGAACACTTTTCCCAGCCGGTAA
- a CDS encoding TolC family protein, whose product MKVKSSIAVSLLTCTLYGCAAGPASYLARKSETPAAEKQEASYTLSLDEEETSPAPETQQAAETKLVAHEEPVELPLSEIAAPLPPKPAHTTAFPANSCSLAELEALAQAHNPTLIQAQAQVDAARGAAYQAGLKPNPVMGYKADQIGIEGTPGELQGGFVSQEIVTGGKLKLSRAKWTQQMCIAETNLQAQCTRVLNDVQIHYYRTLAAQQLLAVQKQLLANAEDNLQTHKEMFNLGQTNQAGLLRAEVDLQKARLNLQTAENDLEQEWRKLVAMVGVPELACTTLVGSLEPQSELLDWNMVLNQLLESSPEIVAAWERVQHDEITVEREKVQPIPNVLLNVDFGHNYETDNSVAGVSVGLPIPIFDRNQGTVDQALADLNQSRANVKRLELSLMSRLSHTYRDYRTSRQHVEAYRDGMLPKAKEAYEVTHDSYYKRRAPWMDVLMAQKMYLNLQQDYIRSQLQNQETEVAIRGMLLTGGLNIPPAPMGGGHIDAVPKPR is encoded by the coding sequence GTGAAAGTCAAATCTTCGATAGCCGTTTCACTGCTCACGTGCACGCTCTACGGTTGCGCTGCAGGTCCCGCCTCCTATCTGGCCCGGAAGTCTGAAACTCCCGCGGCTGAAAAACAGGAGGCGTCGTACACACTTTCCCTGGACGAAGAAGAGACCTCCCCCGCACCAGAAACGCAGCAGGCTGCTGAGACAAAACTGGTGGCTCATGAAGAACCGGTGGAGCTGCCGCTCTCTGAGATCGCTGCCCCCCTGCCCCCCAAACCCGCTCACACGACAGCGTTCCCCGCGAATTCCTGTTCTCTCGCGGAACTCGAAGCACTGGCCCAGGCACACAACCCGACCCTGATTCAAGCCCAGGCTCAGGTGGATGCTGCTCGGGGTGCCGCCTATCAGGCCGGCCTGAAGCCAAATCCGGTGATGGGTTATAAAGCGGACCAGATCGGCATCGAAGGCACCCCCGGCGAGTTGCAGGGTGGGTTTGTCTCACAGGAGATCGTGACCGGTGGCAAGCTGAAGCTGAGTCGCGCCAAGTGGACGCAGCAGATGTGTATCGCTGAAACGAACCTGCAGGCACAATGCACGCGGGTACTCAACGATGTGCAGATCCATTACTACCGGACCCTCGCAGCGCAGCAGTTACTGGCGGTACAGAAGCAGTTGCTGGCGAATGCGGAAGATAACCTGCAGACCCACAAAGAGATGTTCAACCTGGGACAGACCAATCAGGCGGGACTACTCCGGGCCGAGGTGGATCTGCAAAAGGCGCGTCTCAACCTGCAGACTGCAGAGAACGATCTGGAGCAGGAATGGCGTAAGCTGGTAGCGATGGTGGGTGTCCCCGAACTCGCATGCACGACCCTGGTTGGTTCGCTGGAACCGCAGAGCGAACTGCTGGACTGGAATATGGTGCTCAATCAACTGCTGGAAAGCAGCCCGGAGATTGTGGCTGCCTGGGAACGGGTGCAGCATGATGAGATCACCGTAGAACGGGAAAAGGTCCAGCCGATTCCGAATGTCCTGTTGAATGTAGACTTTGGTCACAACTATGAAACGGACAACTCGGTGGCGGGCGTGTCGGTCGGGCTGCCGATCCCGATCTTTGACCGGAACCAGGGGACGGTGGACCAGGCGTTGGCCGACCTGAATCAGTCGCGGGCCAATGTGAAGCGGTTAGAACTCTCGCTGATGAGCCGACTTTCGCACACTTATCGCGATTACCGGACCTCCCGTCAGCATGTGGAAGCTTACCGGGATGGTATGTTGCCTAAGGCTAAAGAGGCCTACGAAGTCACCCATGACAGTTATTACAAACGACGGGCTCCCTGGATGGACGTGCTGATGGCGCAGAAGATGTATTTGAATCTGCAGCAGGATTACATCCGCAGCCAGTTACAGAACCAGGAAACGGAAGTAGCGATTCGCGGAATGCTGTTGACGGGTGGACTGAACATACCGCCGGCCCCCATGGGTGGCGGACACATCGACGCGGTGCCTAAGCCCCGCTAA
- a CDS encoding VOC family protein encodes MSDVDPTECVQVQAFDHITLVVKDLEAARKFYVDFLGMDQVPRPAFSFEGHWYQIGGQQIHLILEHDQSGAAGQADVEPNTRTHHFAFQVQNANQAYAQALQQGIPIVSPPKPRPDGATQTFVNDPDGHIIELCSLGS; translated from the coding sequence ATGTCCGATGTTGACCCCACAGAATGTGTGCAGGTTCAGGCCTTCGATCACATCACTCTTGTGGTCAAAGATCTGGAAGCCGCGCGTAAGTTTTACGTCGATTTCCTGGGTATGGACCAGGTGCCCCGGCCCGCGTTTTCCTTCGAAGGCCACTGGTACCAGATCGGCGGACAGCAGATTCACCTCATCCTGGAACACGATCAGTCTGGCGCAGCCGGCCAGGCCGATGTCGAACCGAACACCCGCACACACCATTTCGCCTTTCAGGTGCAGAATGCGAATCAGGCCTACGCACAGGCGCTCCAGCAGGGAATTCCCATTGTTTCGCCTCCCAAACCCAGGCCCGATGGAGCTACTCAGACCTTCGTCAACGATCCGGACGGACACATTATTGAGCTCTGCTCGCTCGGATCCTGA
- a CDS encoding multicopper oxidase family protein: MMTTPHDRRNFLAQGAAATAGLFATRSVLGQQNDSFATTEQQNADQSNDGYPRLHPGLGGPIGSATDRGKLVPGLGKTGEPPVGIIAPDLKTTSGKVIDGVREFHLHAMPVRREVLPGIWMDAYGYNGEFPGPALEMYQGERVRIVFKNDLPEATTLHSHGLELPIYMDGIPAVTQPLVKPGQTFVYEYDVHQEGSYFLHPHVAMQEAIGMVVPFIIHPKVAYEPVVDRDFVLMTQQFSMMPNASIPNTTSMDWNFLTINGRCGPYTTPLVCKLGERIRIRFLNFSTLHQHPMHLHGHTFWVTGTEGGRIPESAWIPGNTVIVGVAQSRDVEFIANNPGDWVLHCHMFHHMMNHMVTQVGPIVREKWKDAEEIVPGFPQMMSSAKLTKEDIHKLTSRRETQGMREGWYHGVHGLFTVMRVLPPDLYDKVMHTHEPIPPFSSTPKGPPPGSQSL; this comes from the coding sequence ATGATGACAACTCCCCACGATCGCAGAAATTTTCTGGCACAGGGTGCGGCAGCGACCGCAGGTCTGTTCGCGACCCGTTCGGTACTGGGCCAGCAGAACGACTCATTCGCGACGACTGAACAGCAGAATGCGGATCAGAGTAATGATGGTTACCCCCGCCTGCATCCGGGGCTGGGTGGTCCGATTGGCAGCGCGACTGACCGGGGCAAACTGGTGCCGGGCCTGGGGAAGACCGGCGAGCCTCCCGTAGGAATTATCGCACCGGACCTGAAGACCACCAGCGGTAAAGTCATCGATGGGGTTCGCGAGTTTCATCTGCACGCGATGCCCGTCCGTCGCGAAGTCCTGCCGGGGATCTGGATGGATGCCTACGGTTACAACGGGGAGTTTCCTGGACCCGCTCTGGAAATGTACCAGGGAGAGCGGGTGCGGATTGTGTTCAAAAACGATCTCCCCGAAGCCACGACGCTGCACTCACACGGGCTGGAACTGCCGATCTACATGGACGGGATCCCTGCTGTCACACAGCCCCTCGTCAAACCCGGGCAGACGTTCGTGTATGAGTACGACGTGCACCAGGAAGGGAGTTATTTTCTGCATCCGCACGTTGCAATGCAGGAGGCGATCGGAATGGTAGTGCCCTTCATCATTCACCCCAAGGTGGCATACGAACCGGTTGTGGATCGGGATTTCGTATTGATGACACAGCAGTTCTCCATGATGCCGAACGCCAGCATTCCCAACACGACTTCGATGGATTGGAACTTCCTGACCATCAATGGCCGCTGCGGTCCTTATACGACGCCACTGGTCTGCAAACTGGGCGAGCGGATACGAATCCGTTTCCTGAATTTCAGTACGCTGCACCAGCATCCGATGCACCTGCACGGGCACACGTTCTGGGTGACGGGAACGGAGGGGGGCCGCATTCCGGAGTCGGCATGGATTCCCGGAAACACCGTGATTGTTGGCGTGGCCCAGTCACGGGATGTCGAGTTCATTGCCAATAACCCGGGGGATTGGGTGCTGCACTGCCACATGTTCCATCACATGATGAACCATATGGTGACCCAGGTCGGACCGATTGTGCGCGAGAAGTGGAAAGACGCGGAAGAAATTGTTCCCGGCTTTCCGCAGATGATGTCGAGTGCAAAACTGACGAAGGAAGACATTCACAAACTGACCAGTAGACGCGAGACACAAGGCATGCGAGAGGGTTGGTATCATGGCGTGCACGGTCTGTTTACCGTCATGCGGGTGCTGCCCCCGGATCTGTACGACAAGGTCATGCACACCCATGAGCCCATTCCGCCCTTCTCGAGCACACCCAAAGGTCCCCCGCCGGGGAGTCAGTCGCTTTAA
- a CDS encoding UbiA-like polyprenyltransferase: MLARLRLLLELIRFSHTIFALPFALLSAVLAWRGQTVRWQELVGILLCMLFARSAAMAFNRLVDRDIDAENPRTAGRHIPAGLISVRAVTIFTLLTSLAFIASTLLFLPNRWPLYLSVPVLLFLLGYSYAKRFTIWCHYWLSTALMLSPLAAWIAIRGSLSLEPILLGAVVFFWVGGFDIIYACQDVHFDQDKRLSSIPSRWGIKKALRFAMFSHLMTIVCLFSLWYVAALGIPFLIAVLAVAGLLIYEHLLVNPDDLGRVNLAFFHVNAVISIGLFFVGLIDVWLA; the protein is encoded by the coding sequence ATGCTGGCCCGACTGCGCCTGTTACTCGAACTGATTCGCTTCAGCCATACTATCTTTGCCCTCCCGTTCGCACTGCTCTCCGCAGTACTGGCCTGGCGCGGTCAGACCGTTCGCTGGCAGGAACTGGTGGGGATTCTGCTCTGCATGCTGTTTGCCCGATCGGCAGCCATGGCCTTCAATCGACTGGTCGACCGCGATATCGACGCGGAAAATCCGCGAACCGCAGGGCGACACATCCCGGCAGGACTCATCAGTGTCCGCGCGGTAACCATCTTCACCCTGCTGACTTCACTGGCCTTTATCGCTTCGACACTCCTGTTTTTACCCAATCGCTGGCCCCTCTACCTCTCGGTGCCGGTGCTCTTGTTTCTGCTGGGCTATTCTTACGCCAAACGCTTCACCATCTGGTGCCATTACTGGCTCTCGACAGCCCTCATGCTCTCACCCCTGGCCGCCTGGATCGCCATTCGCGGGTCGCTCTCGCTGGAACCCATTCTGCTCGGAGCGGTCGTCTTCTTCTGGGTCGGCGGTTTCGATATTATCTATGCGTGTCAGGATGTCCATTTTGATCAGGACAAGCGGCTTTCCAGTATCCCCTCCCGCTGGGGTATCAAAAAAGCCCTGCGTTTCGCGATGTTCAGTCACCTCATGACCATCGTCTGCCTGTTCAGCCTCTGGTATGTCGCCGCGTTGGGCATCCCCTTTCTGATCGCCGTCCTCGCGGTCGCGGGACTGCTGATCTATGAACACCTGCTGGTCAATCCGGATGACCTGGGACGCGTGAATCTGGCCTTTTTCCACGTGAACGCCGTGATCAGTATTGGTTTGTTCTTTGTGGGATTGATCGATGTCTGGCTCGCATAA
- a CDS encoding BMC domain-containing protein, whose amino-acid sequence MSSEAIGLIETKGLVAQIEASDAMLKAANVTLVDQIQIGGAYITTVIQGDIGSVRAAVDAGAAAASQIGELVGAHVIARPSESLMSHFM is encoded by the coding sequence ATGAGTTCTGAAGCAATTGGTCTGATTGAAACAAAAGGTCTGGTCGCTCAAATCGAAGCTTCCGACGCCATGCTGAAAGCTGCCAACGTGACTCTGGTTGACCAGATTCAGATTGGTGGTGCCTACATTACCACCGTGATCCAGGGTGATATCGGATCGGTTCGTGCTGCTGTTGACGCTGGTGCTGCTGCCGCTTCTCAAATCGGAGAACTGGTTGGTGCACACGTAATCGCACGCCCCTCCGAAAGCCTGATGTCACACTTTATGTAA
- a CDS encoding BMC domain-containing protein, with protein MAKAMEALGMVETKGLISLIEAADAMLKAANVQMIGWEKVGSGLVTGFVVGDVAAVKAAVDAGAAAASKVGEVVSVQVIPRPHEELASVLPSKTAAAKK; from the coding sequence ATGGCGAAAGCAATGGAAGCCCTGGGAATGGTGGAAACAAAAGGGCTGATCAGCCTGATTGAAGCCGCCGATGCAATGCTCAAAGCAGCCAACGTACAGATGATTGGCTGGGAAAAAGTAGGTAGCGGTCTGGTAACCGGTTTTGTTGTCGGTGATGTCGCTGCTGTCAAAGCTGCTGTCGACGCCGGTGCCGCTGCTGCCAGCAAAGTTGGCGAAGTTGTCAGCGTACAGGTCATTCCTCGTCCGCACGAAGAACTGGCTAGCGTACTGCCCAGCAAGACTGCCGCTGCTAAGAAATAA
- a CDS encoding coiled-coil domain-containing protein: MSEETSPDQKSQTSPPFAGFKPPAPEPEESHPLPGPDGIQRRLDVPHRNSELTSEADSSFSAEKQAALEASLSHAAGAGETQSQGASESGTSLTGAELLTQAGEIANYLKTQFAEISRREQTLNSQLGEIDNERRKIRMWVSQIEEQYDEREASIRDKETELIRKAVECEKLAKTVQHEQEKVFEAQDRIEQERSEMRDLILMEFAEQRESLERQRLDLINERNRIREEVLETLTEQRRELEHDQDEWRGVRQTELNHLKRERELHEETIRKVEAELESRREKFELELKTRQADWESKRHAEEEALATRERDFVIRSEEIEHQLSIQREDLEREYGSREDQFDQKRTLIENRIKFQENHLLRLRTQVEKEQHEFQRQQQIQQQQHEQNERIHLLRMKQLDRFRDLLQQREQSLSKERALHTELRRSVERYETNQKQRMTDEYEAWHKERESQKAELRRQHDMLALHAENLERRRERLDTLRAEVEETHRGTLEMRLALEEGWAQLTQAEGEEAARLRLEKARDALASHYRQLRESLSVERQELDHSQELFHRHRDEFRQERQALSEWIAERDEQLRLRSEQLRFEAEQLATRDAAWGQKRELWLQEKVQAEQIIRDLLQQLTDLTGIEGTLKATALQAAAEEEATLEADEETEASAEEFDAETKLDLRDEG; this comes from the coding sequence ATGAGCGAAGAAACCAGCCCGGATCAGAAATCTCAGACTTCCCCGCCTTTTGCGGGTTTCAAGCCTCCTGCGCCGGAACCTGAAGAATCTCATCCCCTGCCCGGCCCTGACGGAATCCAGCGTCGCCTGGACGTTCCGCATCGCAATTCCGAACTCACCTCGGAAGCTGACTCCAGTTTCAGTGCAGAGAAACAGGCTGCGCTGGAAGCAAGCCTCTCCCATGCTGCGGGTGCGGGCGAGACACAGAGCCAGGGCGCCAGTGAATCGGGAACCTCACTGACCGGCGCAGAGCTGCTGACCCAGGCGGGTGAAATTGCAAACTACCTGAAAACCCAGTTCGCCGAAATCAGTCGACGAGAACAGACGCTCAACAGTCAGCTGGGTGAAATCGATAACGAACGTCGTAAGATTCGCATGTGGGTCTCGCAGATCGAAGAGCAATACGACGAGCGGGAAGCCAGTATTCGGGATAAAGAAACCGAGCTGATCCGCAAAGCAGTCGAGTGCGAGAAGCTGGCGAAAACGGTTCAGCACGAACAGGAAAAAGTCTTCGAAGCCCAGGATCGGATTGAACAGGAACGCAGCGAAATGCGTGACCTGATCCTGATGGAATTTGCAGAACAGCGGGAATCCCTGGAGCGCCAGCGTCTGGATCTGATCAACGAACGGAACCGGATTCGCGAGGAAGTCCTGGAAACCCTGACCGAACAAAGGCGCGAACTGGAACACGATCAGGACGAATGGCGGGGCGTGCGGCAGACCGAGTTGAATCATCTGAAGCGGGAACGCGAACTGCACGAAGAGACGATTCGCAAGGTCGAAGCGGAACTCGAATCCCGCCGGGAAAAATTCGAACTGGAACTGAAAACCCGCCAGGCGGACTGGGAATCGAAGCGTCACGCCGAGGAAGAGGCGCTGGCCACACGCGAACGGGACTTCGTCATCCGTTCGGAAGAGATCGAACACCAGCTGTCCATTCAGCGCGAGGACCTGGAGCGCGAGTACGGTTCCCGGGAGGATCAGTTTGACCAGAAACGGACGCTGATCGAGAACCGAATCAAGTTCCAGGAAAACCACCTGCTGCGACTGCGGACCCAGGTCGAAAAAGAACAGCATGAATTCCAGCGTCAGCAACAGATCCAGCAGCAGCAACACGAGCAGAATGAACGCATTCACCTGTTGCGGATGAAACAGCTGGACCGCTTCCGCGATTTACTGCAGCAGCGCGAGCAGTCGCTGAGTAAGGAACGGGCGCTGCATACCGAACTACGACGCTCCGTCGAACGGTATGAGACGAACCAGAAACAGCGGATGACCGACGAGTACGAAGCCTGGCACAAGGAACGCGAGTCGCAAAAGGCGGAACTTCGCCGTCAGCACGACATGCTGGCTCTGCATGCAGAGAACCTGGAACGTCGACGCGAGCGGCTGGACACCCTGCGGGCGGAAGTCGAAGAGACACATCGCGGTACGCTCGAAATGCGGTTGGCGCTCGAAGAGGGCTGGGCGCAGCTGACCCAGGCGGAAGGTGAGGAAGCGGCTCGCCTGCGACTGGAGAAGGCCCGTGATGCGCTGGCTTCACATTACCGGCAATTACGCGAATCACTGTCGGTGGAGCGGCAGGAACTGGATCATTCGCAGGAACTGTTTCATCGACACCGAGATGAATTCCGCCAGGAACGACAGGCCTTGTCCGAATGGATTGCCGAGCGGGATGAGCAGTTACGTCTGCGGAGTGAGCAGCTGCGGTTTGAAGCAGAGCAGCTGGCAACACGCGATGCGGCCTGGGGTCAGAAACGGGAACTGTGGTTGCAGGAGAAAGTTCAGGCGGAACAGATTATTCGTGACCTGCTGCAACAGTTGACCGACCTGACGGGTATCGAAGGCACGTTGAAGGCGACGGCTCTGCAGGCAGCGGCTGAGGAAGAAGCGACGCTCGAAGCAGATGAGGAAACGGAAGCATCTGCGGAAGAGTTTGATGCGGAGACGAAGCTGGATCTGCGCGACGAGGGTTAG